In a single window of the Agrobacterium vitis genome:
- a CDS encoding LacI family DNA-binding transcriptional regulator has product MNLKQLSQLLGLSQTTISRALNGYPEVNEETRQRVAKAAAETGYRPNRAALRLATGKAGSLGLVMPISPDRSSDIHFAEFQSGLAETCLQHEFHFVIIPAHPQAEEQAIRGLVGSGAVDAFYLAYLRASDPRIAMAKSLSVPFIVHGRSQGIAEDYPYLDIDNEGAFRQATDLMIGLGHRRFALLNGPADLDFALRRLQGTQKALAAAGLALPPEAISHTLMTDEWGYRKMSALLHQPERPTAVLCASTVLALGAVRAINDAGLTVGQDISLVAHDDDLPLLKPEHFRVPLTTTRSSLRDAGRRVAQRLIADIAQLPDGPPLQEIWQAELVIRASTGPAPGK; this is encoded by the coding sequence GTGAATTTGAAGCAATTGTCGCAGCTGCTCGGCCTGTCGCAGACAACGATCAGCCGGGCGTTGAACGGCTATCCGGAGGTCAATGAAGAGACCCGCCAGCGCGTTGCCAAGGCCGCTGCCGAGACCGGCTATCGGCCCAACCGCGCAGCCCTGCGGCTGGCAACCGGCAAGGCCGGGTCGCTCGGACTGGTCATGCCGATTTCCCCGGATCGCAGCTCCGACATCCATTTCGCGGAATTCCAGAGCGGGCTTGCCGAGACCTGTCTTCAGCATGAATTTCACTTTGTGATCATTCCGGCCCATCCCCAGGCGGAAGAGCAGGCCATTCGCGGTCTAGTCGGCAGCGGCGCGGTGGATGCGTTCTATCTTGCCTATCTCAGGGCCAGCGATCCCCGCATCGCCATGGCGAAATCGCTTTCGGTGCCCTTCATCGTGCATGGCCGCTCGCAGGGCATTGCCGAGGACTATCCCTATCTTGATATCGACAATGAAGGCGCCTTCCGGCAGGCGACGGATCTGATGATCGGGCTTGGACACCGTCGATTTGCGCTTTTGAACGGCCCTGCAGACCTCGATTTCGCCCTGCGCCGATTGCAAGGCACGCAAAAGGCGCTTGCAGCCGCAGGCCTTGCCCTGCCGCCTGAGGCAATCAGCCATACGCTGATGACCGACGAATGGGGCTACCGGAAGATGAGCGCCCTGCTCCATCAACCGGAGCGTCCGACCGCCGTCCTCTGCGCCAGTACGGTGCTGGCGCTAGGGGCTGTGCGGGCCATCAACGATGCCGGGCTGACGGTGGGTCAGGATATTTCGCTGGTCGCCCATGACGACGACCTGCCGCTGTTGAAACCGGAGCATTTCCGGGTGCCGCTGACCACGACACGCTCATCGCTGAGAGACGCTGGCCGGCGGGTGGCGCAACGGCTGATCGCCGACATCGCCCAGCTCCCGGACGGGCCTCCCCTCCAGGAAATCTGGCAGGCTGAACTGGTGATCCGGGCCTCGACCGGCCCGGCGCCTGGAAAATGA
- a CDS encoding tlde1 domain-containing protein: protein MAFAVDFFPSTGRPGNGRSITGKSGTGSSGRAKSVLVPRLMSGAALVGGSLAAGLWVAVAFGTLHGVGFSQASVSAPFSRDMAAEFRNCLILPKPPVAAVRRDEVRSAQVVKEKMAQVRHEIAALSTPVSRPLDLAGRAILEQALAVSIAERALAQRWSNDTGSQVAEAAAAKPQQPAQPTVMPPQQVAEAILKTAPPLGQINQPLSAQLQPVATAMVADRSREPVAPSQAGPTTIASAEPPAAKPMQVAMLPDVVPAPINRPKGDPFREVLVAPKPETDADTSARPQPKTIPLKSAPEKTAPKTVMAYARSQEVMDDDESPSIFRKRASLPGRGSGVAVYDISSATVYMPNGEKLVAHSGRGENRDNPRSVHIKNRGATPPNIYRLTLRESLFHGVEALRMTPVGGNNMYGRDGFLTHTFLLRVRGDSSGCVVFQEYPRFLAAYKRGDIKTLIVVPTVAELPKYMAKL from the coding sequence ATGGCGTTCGCGGTCGATTTCTTTCCCAGCACTGGCAGGCCCGGCAACGGTAGGTCCATCACTGGCAAGTCGGGCACCGGAAGCTCAGGGCGCGCAAAATCCGTCCTGGTTCCCAGGCTGATGTCCGGCGCGGCGCTTGTCGGCGGTAGCCTTGCCGCCGGTCTTTGGGTCGCCGTGGCATTCGGCACTCTGCACGGTGTCGGGTTTTCACAGGCCTCTGTCTCTGCTCCCTTTTCGAGGGATATGGCAGCGGAATTCCGCAATTGCCTGATCTTGCCAAAGCCGCCTGTCGCGGCGGTAAGGCGGGACGAAGTCCGATCTGCCCAGGTGGTGAAGGAAAAGATGGCGCAGGTCCGCCACGAAATCGCGGCCCTGTCCACTCCGGTTTCCAGACCGCTTGACCTCGCCGGACGCGCAATTCTTGAACAGGCGCTGGCCGTCTCCATTGCCGAGCGGGCATTGGCGCAACGCTGGAGCAATGATACGGGCAGCCAGGTTGCCGAGGCCGCAGCGGCAAAGCCCCAGCAGCCAGCCCAACCAACCGTGATGCCGCCGCAGCAGGTTGCTGAGGCGATCCTGAAGACGGCGCCGCCCCTTGGCCAGATAAACCAGCCCTTGTCCGCGCAATTGCAGCCGGTCGCAACCGCTATGGTCGCCGACCGCAGCCGCGAACCTGTCGCTCCGTCGCAAGCTGGCCCGACCACTATTGCCTCTGCCGAACCGCCCGCTGCCAAGCCGATGCAGGTGGCCATGCTGCCGGATGTGGTGCCGGCGCCGATCAACCGGCCCAAGGGCGACCCTTTCCGCGAAGTCCTGGTAGCGCCCAAGCCTGAAACAGATGCCGACACCTCCGCCCGGCCGCAGCCGAAGACCATTCCGCTGAAATCCGCACCGGAAAAAACCGCGCCGAAGACGGTGATGGCCTATGCCCGCTCGCAGGAGGTGATGGACGATGATGAAAGCCCGTCGATCTTCCGCAAGCGTGCCTCATTGCCCGGTCGCGGCAGCGGTGTCGCCGTCTATGATATTTCCAGCGCCACGGTCTATATGCCCAATGGCGAAAAGCTGGTGGCGCATTCCGGTCGCGGCGAAAATCGCGACAATCCGCGCTCCGTCCACATCAAGAACCGTGGTGCGACCCCACCGAATATCTATCGGCTGACCCTGCGTGAAAGCCTGTTCCATGGTGTCGAGGCCTTGCGGATGACGCCGGTTGGCGGCAACAATATGTATGGCCGCGATGGCTTCCTTACCCATACATTCCTGCTGCGGGTACGTGGCGATTCCAGTGGCTGCGTGGTGTTCCAGGAATATCCGCGCTTCCTGGCCGCCTACAAGCGCGGCGACATCAAGACGCTGATCGTGGTTCCGACCGTGGCCGAACTGCCGAAATACATGGCAAAGCTGTAA
- a CDS encoding alpha-glucosidase, with amino-acid sequence MTAASDSVAMPDKDWWRGAVIYQIYPRSFQDSNGDGIGDLKGITARLPHVAGLGADAIWISPFFTSPMKDFGYDVSNYVDVDPMFGTLNDFDALIAEAHRLGIKVMIDLVISHTSDQHAWFVESRSSRFNARSDWYVWSDPKPDGTPPNNWLSIFGGSAWQWDPTRMQYYLHNFLTSQPDLNMHNPHVQEAVLDAVRFWLKRGVDGFRLDTINFYFHDLALRDNPALDPERRNAATAPAVNPYNFQEHIFDKNQPENLEFLKRFRAVLDEFPAIAAVGEVGDSQYGLQIAGQYTSGGDKMQMCYAFEFLAPDPVTPALVANTQKAFQDAAPEGWACWAFSNHDVVRHVSRWGANVADRAAFAKQMAALLMTQRGSVCIYQGEELGLTEADIAFEDLQDPYGIEFWPEFKGRDGCRTPMVWDTLAKQSGFSAADKTWLPIPVEHSLNAVHVQEGHDDSVLEHYRRFLHFRRTQPALIKGEIAFHTVTETDLVYSRSLDGDTVLCGFNMSAEPAELSLPDGNWQALEGHGFAGSVAGGKISLPAWGAWFGRG; translated from the coding sequence ATGACTGCTGCTTCCGATAGTGTCGCAATGCCGGACAAGGACTGGTGGCGCGGCGCGGTCATCTATCAGATTTATCCCCGCTCTTTCCAGGATTCCAACGGCGATGGCATTGGCGACCTGAAAGGCATCACCGCCCGTCTGCCGCATGTGGCAGGCCTCGGTGCCGATGCGATCTGGATCTCACCGTTCTTCACTTCGCCGATGAAGGACTTTGGTTATGACGTGTCCAATTACGTCGATGTCGATCCGATGTTCGGCACGCTCAACGATTTCGACGCGCTGATTGCCGAAGCCCACCGCCTCGGCATCAAGGTGATGATCGACCTGGTGATCTCCCACACGTCAGACCAGCATGCATGGTTCGTCGAAAGTCGTTCCAGCCGCTTCAATGCCAGGTCCGACTGGTATGTCTGGTCCGATCCGAAGCCGGATGGCACGCCGCCGAACAATTGGCTGTCGATTTTCGGTGGGTCCGCCTGGCAATGGGACCCGACCCGGATGCAGTATTACCTGCACAACTTCCTGACCTCGCAGCCCGATCTCAACATGCATAATCCGCATGTCCAGGAGGCGGTGCTGGATGCTGTTCGGTTCTGGTTGAAGCGTGGCGTGGACGGGTTCCGTCTGGACACCATCAATTTCTACTTTCATGACCTGGCCTTGCGCGACAATCCGGCGCTCGACCCCGAACGGCGCAATGCGGCGACGGCACCGGCGGTCAATCCCTATAATTTCCAAGAGCATATCTTCGACAAGAACCAGCCGGAAAACCTGGAATTCCTCAAGCGCTTCCGCGCCGTGCTGGACGAGTTTCCAGCGATTGCCGCCGTCGGTGAAGTCGGCGACAGCCAATACGGGCTGCAAATCGCCGGGCAATACACGTCTGGCGGCGACAAGATGCAGATGTGCTATGCCTTCGAATTCCTCGCGCCCGATCCTGTGACGCCAGCGCTGGTCGCCAATACCCAGAAGGCCTTCCAGGATGCCGCGCCTGAGGGCTGGGCTTGCTGGGCCTTTTCCAACCATGATGTGGTGCGCCATGTCAGCCGCTGGGGCGCCAATGTCGCCGACCGTGCCGCCTTCGCCAAGCAGATGGCCGCATTGCTGATGACCCAGCGTGGCTCGGTCTGCATCTATCAGGGCGAGGAACTGGGGCTGACCGAAGCCGATATCGCCTTCGAGGACCTGCAGGACCCCTATGGCATCGAATTCTGGCCGGAATTCAAAGGTCGTGACGGTTGCCGCACGCCGATGGTCTGGGATACGCTGGCCAAGCAATCCGGTTTCAGCGCCGCCGACAAGACATGGTTGCCGATCCCGGTCGAGCACAGCCTCAACGCCGTTCATGTCCAGGAGGGGCATGATGACAGCGTGCTGGAACACTATCGGCGTTTCCTGCATTTCCGCCGAACGCAGCCAGCGCTGATCAAGGGCGAGATCGCCTTCCATACGGTGACGGAAACCGACCTCGTCTATTCCCGCAGCCTGGACGGCGATACAGTATTGTGCGGCTTCAATATGTCGGCCGAACCGGCTGAACTGTCTTTGCCGGATGGAAATTGGCAGGCCCTGGAGGGCCATGGTTTTGCCGGGAGTGTCGCAGGCGGCAAGATCAGCCTTCCAGCCTGGGGCGCCTGGTTCGGTCGCGGTTAA
- a CDS encoding ABC transporter ATP-binding protein — MASLVLKDIRKAYGQVKVLHGIDLEIAKGEFVVFVGPSGCGKSTLLRMIAGLEDITSGEMRIDDQIVNDVPPSKRGIAMVFQSYALYPHMTVYDNMAFGMRIAGESKQEIERRVRAAAAILQLEPYLDRLPKALSGGQRQRVAIGRAICRDPKVFLFDEPLSNLDAALRVATRIEIARLHEQMSDTTMIYVTHDQVEAMTLADRIVVLSAGRIEQVGAPLELYERPANLFVAQFIGSPAMNILPATIVEAGSETRIALKDRSTLSVPIAVPTEDAGKAASFGVRPEDLTIAAEGAALFEGTVSLVEALGEVTMLYVDGPVEGQPVVVKLPGIAKVARGERLRFAADGEKLHLFDAQGQSYKR; from the coding sequence ATGGCAAGCTTGGTCCTGAAAGACATTCGCAAGGCCTATGGACAGGTCAAGGTGCTGCATGGCATCGACCTTGAAATCGCCAAGGGAGAGTTCGTGGTGTTTGTCGGTCCGTCCGGCTGCGGCAAATCCACGCTTTTGCGGATGATTGCCGGGTTGGAGGACATTACCAGCGGCGAGATGCGCATCGATGACCAGATCGTCAATGACGTGCCGCCCTCCAAGCGCGGCATCGCCATGGTCTTCCAGTCCTATGCGTTGTACCCGCATATGACCGTCTATGACAATATGGCTTTCGGCATGCGGATCGCCGGTGAAAGCAAACAGGAAATCGAGCGGCGGGTGCGCGCCGCCGCCGCCATCCTGCAATTGGAACCCTATCTCGACCGTCTGCCCAAGGCGCTGTCGGGGGGGCAGCGCCAGCGCGTGGCCATTGGCCGGGCGATCTGCCGAGATCCGAAAGTCTTTCTGTTCGATGAACCGCTCTCCAATCTCGATGCAGCCCTTCGTGTCGCTACCCGGATTGAAATTGCCCGCCTGCACGAGCAGATGTCCGATACCACGATGATTTATGTCACCCATGATCAGGTCGAGGCGATGACGCTGGCTGACCGGATCGTTGTGTTGTCGGCAGGCCGGATCGAACAGGTCGGCGCGCCGCTGGAGCTTTACGAGCGGCCCGCCAATCTGTTCGTTGCCCAGTTCATCGGTTCGCCCGCCATGAACATCCTGCCGGCCACCATTGTCGAGGCCGGGTCTGAAACGCGCATAGCGCTCAAGGATCGCTCAACCCTGTCGGTGCCGATTGCCGTTCCCACGGAGGATGCGGGCAAGGCGGCCAGTTTCGGGGTAAGGCCGGAGGATCTGACCATTGCCGCCGAAGGTGCGGCGCTGTTTGAAGGCACCGTCTCGCTGGTCGAGGCCCTGGGTGAGGTGACGATGCTCTATGTCGACGGCCCGGTCGAAGGGCAGCCGGTGGTGGTGAAACTGCCGGGCATTGCCAAGGTTGCCAGGGGCGAGCGGCTTCGCTTTGCGGCAGATGGTGAAAAGCTACATCTTTTTGATGCGCAGGGGCAAAGCTACAAGCGTTAA
- a CDS encoding carbohydrate ABC transporter permease: MRTRVLSPLNIAVHTTVLLLVLVWTIPTIGLLVTSLRDKNQIVASGWWTALTSSSQKGIFRAPGAETQRQEGGTYVISGNVLEGGSGTISAFGTSSLKPEEFEAGAAAQLKDGQTLTVAADGTFKLTSNASFEGSRGQRIFFTAEQPPRFSLDNYRTVLNAEGIGKSFINSLTVAVPATIIPILVAAFAAYALAWMPFPGRSLLLAGIVGLLVVPLQMSLIPLLRIYNDVGAFFGVPSKTYLGIWLAHMGFGLPLAIYLLRNYIAGLPREIMESARVDGASDFEIFIKIVLPLSYPALASFAIFQFLWTWNDLLVAMVFLGTGNEELVLTGRLVNLLGSRGANWEILTASAFITIIVPLLVFFVLQRYLVRGLLAGSVKGG, translated from the coding sequence ATGCGCACACGGGTTCTCTCTCCGCTGAATATTGCTGTTCATACGACGGTTCTGCTGCTGGTGCTGGTCTGGACCATTCCGACCATCGGTCTGTTGGTCACCTCGCTGCGCGACAAGAACCAGATCGTCGCTTCCGGCTGGTGGACGGCGCTGACCAGTTCCAGCCAGAAAGGCATTTTTCGCGCCCCCGGCGCCGAAACGCAGCGCCAGGAAGGCGGAACTTACGTGATATCCGGCAATGTGCTGGAAGGCGGGTCCGGCACGATCAGTGCCTTCGGCACATCCAGCCTGAAGCCGGAGGAATTCGAAGCGGGTGCTGCGGCCCAGCTCAAGGACGGCCAAACGTTGACGGTGGCCGCAGACGGCACCTTCAAGCTGACCTCGAATGCATCTTTCGAGGGATCGCGTGGCCAGCGGATTTTCTTCACAGCCGAGCAGCCGCCGCGCTTCAGCCTCGACAACTATCGCACGGTGTTGAATGCCGAGGGCATCGGCAAATCCTTCATCAATTCGCTGACGGTTGCCGTTCCCGCCACCATTATTCCCATTCTGGTGGCCGCCTTTGCCGCCTATGCGCTGGCCTGGATGCCCTTTCCCGGTCGCTCGCTGCTGCTCGCTGGCATTGTCGGCCTGCTGGTCGTGCCACTGCAAATGTCGCTGATCCCGCTTCTGCGGATCTATAATGATGTCGGGGCGTTTTTCGGGGTGCCGTCCAAGACCTATCTTGGCATCTGGCTGGCGCATATGGGCTTTGGCTTGCCACTCGCCATCTATCTCTTGCGCAATTACATCGCCGGATTGCCGCGTGAAATCATGGAATCAGCGCGGGTCGATGGTGCCAGCGATTTCGAGATCTTCATCAAGATCGTGCTGCCGCTGTCCTATCCGGCGCTGGCGTCCTTCGCGATCTTCCAGTTTTTGTGGACCTGGAACGACCTGCTGGTCGCCATGGTGTTTCTGGGGACCGGCAATGAGGAACTGGTGCTGACCGGCCGCCTCGTCAACCTGCTCGGCTCGCGTGGCGCCAATTGGGAAATTCTCACGGCCTCTGCTTTCATCACCATTATCGTGCCGCTTTTGGTGTTTTTCGTGCTGCAACGCTATCTGGTGCGCGGTCTTCTGGCCGGCTCCGTCAAGGGTGGCTGA
- a CDS encoding 2-hydroxycarboxylate transporter family protein: MKIGVVPVPIYILLFVLIAAFAATGKVPSDLTMSIAILSFGGFFFMQLGRWLPWLGMMGGAAILCFVVPSAMVFYGLIPPPVAEAINSFVKSSNFLYMYIAAIIVGSILSMDRSVLIAGFFKIFVPLAISSITAMLVGTLVGVIMGMTFEHSLFFVVLPIMAGGLGEGAIPLSMGYSGVLSQPQNEIFAQIIPVVMLGSFTAVVICGLLNVLGKRYPHLTGEGRLQAGLLNIDINGKKPGEQPVDRAMIATAGVTIVTFYLVGVLAQRLLDFPAPITMLFLVVIAKLGQLVSPSLEDGGREVYAFFSRIVTWPLLFAMGISYTPWQSFISAFTLQTVVTVVSTVLTLIGTGFLSARLVKMFPIDVAVVVGCHSGQGGTGDIAILTAANRMSLMPFSQIATRIGGAITVTCAILAFQHLV, from the coding sequence ATGAAAATCGGCGTCGTTCCCGTTCCAATTTATATTCTTCTCTTCGTGCTGATTGCCGCCTTCGCTGCCACCGGCAAAGTGCCCTCCGACCTGACCATGTCGATTGCCATTCTGTCGTTTGGCGGCTTCTTCTTCATGCAGCTCGGCCGTTGGCTGCCATGGCTCGGCATGATGGGGGGAGCGGCGATCCTGTGTTTCGTGGTGCCGTCCGCCATGGTGTTTTACGGCCTCATCCCGCCGCCGGTCGCTGAAGCGATCAACAGTTTCGTCAAGAGCTCCAATTTCCTCTACATGTATATTGCCGCCATCATCGTCGGCAGCATCCTCAGCATGGATCGGAGCGTGCTGATTGCCGGGTTTTTCAAGATTTTCGTGCCTTTGGCGATCAGCTCGATAACCGCCATGCTGGTTGGCACCCTGGTCGGCGTGATCATGGGGATGACCTTCGAGCACAGCCTGTTTTTCGTCGTCCTGCCCATCATGGCCGGGGGCTTGGGCGAAGGCGCAATCCCGCTGTCCATGGGCTATTCCGGCGTTCTGTCTCAGCCGCAGAACGAGATTTTCGCGCAGATTATTCCCGTCGTCATGCTGGGCAGCTTCACAGCCGTGGTGATTTGCGGGCTGCTCAATGTGCTCGGCAAACGCTATCCTCACCTCACTGGCGAAGGCCGGTTGCAGGCGGGCCTGCTGAATATCGACATTAACGGTAAAAAGCCGGGTGAACAGCCGGTCGACCGCGCGATGATTGCAACGGCAGGCGTCACCATCGTCACCTTCTATCTGGTGGGTGTTCTCGCCCAGCGGCTTCTGGATTTTCCAGCCCCGATCACCATGCTGTTTCTGGTGGTGATTGCCAAGCTGGGTCAATTGGTATCGCCAAGCCTTGAAGACGGCGGACGAGAAGTGTACGCGTTTTTCTCGCGCATCGTGACCTGGCCCCTGCTGTTTGCCATGGGCATTTCCTACACGCCGTGGCAATCCTTTATCAGCGCCTTTACCCTGCAAACGGTGGTTACGGTGGTCAGCACCGTGCTGACATTGATCGGCACCGGATTTCTGTCCGCCCGCCTCGTCAAGATGTTTCCCATCGATGTCGCCGTTGTGGTTGGCTGTCACAGCGGCCAGGGCGGCACTGGCGATATCGCCATTCTGACCGCCGCCAACCGGATGAGCCTGATGCCATTTTCGCAGATCGCCACCCGCATCGGCGGTGCCATCACGGTCACCTGCGCCATCCTGGCCTTCCAGCATCTGGTTTGA
- a CDS encoding carbohydrate ABC transporter permease, with protein sequence MEQLLYASITIVIGVGAALAYFFGSNFILDRLFPSNIPDLSRASHNLRIAGQIRPWLFLGPALLSLGIYLVYPLFSSITYSLYDRSGTQFVGLDNYRWMIFDREFRESIFNNILWLIVVPTGATLFGLVIAALTDRIWWGNIAKSLIFMPMAISFVGASVIWKFVYDYRDANAEQIGLLNAIVVWFGGTPQVWISLPFWNNFFLMVILIWIQTGFAMVLLSAALRGIPEETIEAAVIDGANPWQIFMKIKVPQIWGTIAVVWTTITILVLKVFDIVLAMTNGQWQTQVLANLMFDWMFRGGGDFGRGAAIAVVIMLMVVPIMIWNIRNARREMGGH encoded by the coding sequence GTGGAACAGCTTTTATACGCATCGATTACCATCGTTATCGGCGTGGGTGCGGCGCTGGCCTATTTCTTCGGGTCGAACTTCATTCTCGACCGGCTGTTTCCCTCCAATATCCCGGATCTTTCCCGCGCTTCGCACAATCTGCGGATCGCAGGTCAGATCAGGCCCTGGCTGTTCCTCGGCCCGGCGCTGCTGTCGCTCGGTATCTATCTGGTCTATCCGCTGTTTTCGTCGATTACCTATTCGCTTTACGACCGGTCCGGCACCCAGTTCGTCGGTCTGGACAATTACCGCTGGATGATTTTCGACCGTGAATTCCGGGAATCGATCTTCAACAATATCCTCTGGCTGATCGTGGTGCCGACCGGCGCCACCCTGTTCGGTCTGGTTATTGCGGCCCTGACCGACCGGATCTGGTGGGGCAATATCGCCAAGTCACTGATTTTCATGCCGATGGCGATTTCCTTTGTCGGTGCCTCGGTCATCTGGAAATTCGTCTATGATTACCGCGACGCGAATGCCGAGCAGATCGGCCTTCTCAACGCCATTGTCGTCTGGTTCGGCGGTACGCCGCAGGTATGGATTTCACTGCCGTTCTGGAACAATTTCTTCCTGATGGTCATCCTGATCTGGATTCAAACCGGCTTTGCCATGGTGCTGCTGTCGGCGGCCCTGCGCGGTATTCCCGAGGAAACCATCGAGGCTGCGGTGATCGATGGCGCCAATCCCTGGCAGATTTTCATGAAGATCAAGGTGCCGCAGATATGGGGCACGATTGCCGTAGTCTGGACGACGATTACTATCCTGGTGCTGAAGGTCTTCGATATCGTGCTGGCCATGACCAATGGCCAATGGCAGACCCAGGTTCTCGCCAACCTGATGTTTGACTGGATGTTCCGAGGCGGCGGCGATTTCGGGCGAGGGGCTGCCATTGCCGTGGTGATCATGCTGATGGTGGTGCCGATCATGATCTGGAATATCCGCAATGCACGCCGGGAAATGGGAGGCCATTGA
- a CDS encoding ABC transporter substrate-binding protein yields MKKHLLMGIAALCLVAGGANSAELKFKPGEDARFNWKSYEEFSKSHQLKGQTITIFGPWRGEDQALFESVLDYFRQATGADVKYSSSENYEQQIVIDTQAGSPPNVAILAQPGLVADLASKGALTPLGEENGQWLKDNFSAGQSWVDLATFKGKDGKPQIYGFPYKIDIKSLIWYVPENFEDAGYDVPKSMEELKALTEKIAADGGTPWCIGLGSGGATGWPATDWVEDMMLRLYPADVYDKWVKNEIKFDDPQVVKAIEDYGWFSRNPKFVDGGAAGVASTDFRDSPKGLFTSPPKCYLHHQASFIPSFFPQGTVVGQDVDFFPTPNYASKPELGNPVEGAGTLAMITKDSPGARAFIDFIKTPIAHEVWMAQSGFLTAFKAANQETYANDPLKKQGKILLDATTFRFDGSDLMPGKIGAGAFWTAMVDYAGGKSADEVAKGIQKSWDGLK; encoded by the coding sequence GTGAAAAAACATCTGCTTATGGGGATTGCCGCTTTATGCCTGGTTGCAGGCGGCGCAAACAGCGCCGAACTGAAGTTCAAACCGGGCGAAGATGCGAGGTTCAACTGGAAGAGCTATGAGGAGTTTTCCAAGTCTCACCAATTGAAGGGCCAGACGATCACGATTTTCGGCCCCTGGCGTGGCGAAGACCAGGCGCTGTTTGAAAGCGTGCTCGACTATTTCCGCCAGGCCACTGGCGCCGATGTGAAATATTCCTCCTCGGAAAATTACGAGCAGCAGATCGTCATCGATACCCAGGCGGGCAGCCCGCCCAATGTCGCCATTCTCGCCCAGCCCGGTCTGGTCGCCGATCTCGCCTCCAAGGGTGCCTTGACGCCGTTGGGTGAGGAGAATGGACAATGGCTGAAGGACAATTTCTCCGCCGGTCAGTCCTGGGTTGATCTTGCCACCTTCAAGGGCAAGGACGGCAAGCCGCAAATCTATGGCTTCCCCTACAAGATCGATATCAAGTCGCTGATCTGGTATGTGCCTGAGAATTTCGAGGATGCGGGCTATGATGTGCCCAAGTCGATGGAAGAGTTGAAGGCACTGACCGAAAAGATCGCTGCCGATGGCGGCACGCCGTGGTGCATCGGGCTCGGTTCCGGCGGCGCGACCGGCTGGCCTGCGACCGACTGGGTCGAAGACATGATGCTGCGGCTCTATCCGGCTGATGTCTACGATAAATGGGTGAAGAACGAGATCAAGTTCGACGATCCGCAAGTGGTGAAGGCCATCGAGGATTATGGCTGGTTCTCGCGCAATCCGAAATTCGTCGATGGCGGTGCGGCGGGCGTGGCATCTACCGATTTCCGCGATAGCCCGAAGGGCCTGTTTACCTCCCCGCCGAAATGCTACCTGCATCATCAGGCATCGTTCATTCCATCCTTCTTCCCGCAGGGCACGGTCGTTGGTCAGGACGTCGATTTCTTCCCAACTCCGAATTATGCCAGCAAGCCTGAACTCGGCAATCCCGTGGAAGGGGCGGGCACCCTGGCGATGATCACCAAGGATTCGCCTGGCGCGCGTGCCTTTATCGACTTCATCAAGACCCCGATCGCCCATGAGGTCTGGATGGCGCAATCCGGCTTCCTGACCGCCTTTAAGGCGGCCAACCAGGAAACCTATGCCAACGACCCCTTGAAGAAACAGGGCAAGATCCTGCTCGACGCCACGACGTTCCGGTTTGACGGTTCCGACCTGATGCCGGGCAAGATCGGTGCGGGCGCGTTCTGGACCGCCATGGTCGATTATGCCGGTGGAAAATCCGCCGACGAAGTCGCCAAGGGCATCCAGAAATCCTGGGACGGCCTGAAATAA